Proteins from one Streptomyces genisteinicus genomic window:
- a CDS encoding PP2C family protein-serine/threonine phosphatase: MDRIGRKWPAYTLVVPWMLLAAAVVLELATPERVSAAPLLALACVFAGSTASLRTTATVSAVAVAFEVLSGMPHGLFEAHEVVENVFVLLAGLLAVDLNRLLHRYGHRIEAAETVARAAQLALLPVPPREVGGFRIAAVYRTAEARARIGGDVYGVQDSPFGVRALIGDVRGKGLGAVSTVAVLLAVFREAADEEPDLVGVADRLERCLQREGRRRGGLEETEGFTTALLAEFPPGGGTVRLLNCGHPSPYTVDAAGIRALDPGEFSLPLGMGVLAAAGRTVDEHPFPDGTCLVLVTDGITEARNHAGEFFVPLTALTDCAPGDPDAVLAALLRAVRAWSGPAPDDDSAVMVVNRCPVPGGDRHRAGHSVPL; encoded by the coding sequence ATGGACCGCATCGGCAGGAAATGGCCCGCCTACACCCTTGTGGTGCCCTGGATGCTGCTCGCCGCCGCGGTGGTGCTGGAACTGGCCACCCCGGAACGCGTCAGCGCCGCCCCGCTGCTCGCCCTCGCCTGCGTCTTCGCCGGCAGCACCGCCTCCCTGCGGACGACCGCGACGGTGTCGGCCGTCGCGGTCGCGTTCGAGGTCCTCTCCGGGATGCCTCATGGGCTCTTCGAGGCCCACGAGGTCGTCGAGAACGTCTTCGTCCTGCTGGCCGGGCTGCTCGCGGTCGACCTCAACCGCCTGCTCCACCGCTACGGCCACCGCATCGAGGCCGCGGAGACCGTGGCCCGCGCCGCGCAGCTCGCCCTCCTCCCCGTCCCGCCCCGGGAGGTCGGGGGCTTCCGGATCGCCGCCGTGTACCGCACGGCCGAGGCACGGGCACGGATCGGCGGCGACGTCTACGGCGTCCAGGATTCCCCCTTCGGTGTGCGCGCCCTCATCGGCGACGTACGGGGCAAGGGGCTCGGGGCCGTGTCCACGGTGGCCGTCCTGCTGGCCGTCTTCCGGGAGGCGGCCGACGAGGAACCGGACCTGGTGGGCGTCGCCGACCGGCTGGAGCGCTGCCTCCAGCGGGAGGGCCGGCGCCGCGGGGGCCTGGAGGAGACGGAGGGCTTCACCACGGCCCTGCTCGCGGAGTTCCCGCCCGGCGGCGGCACGGTCCGGCTGCTCAACTGCGGCCACCCGTCGCCCTACACGGTGGACGCCGCCGGCATCCGGGCCCTCGACCCCGGGGAGTTCTCCCTCCCGCTGGGGATGGGCGTCCTGGCGGCCGCCGGGCGGACGGTGGACGAGCACCCGTTCCCCGACGGCACCTGCCTCGTGCTCGTCACCGACGGCATCACCGAGGCACGCAACCACGCCGGGGAGTTCTTCGTGCCGCTGACCGCCCTCACGGACTGTGCTCCGGGCGACCCCGACGCCGTCCTCGCGGCGCTGCTGCGCGCGGTGCGCGCGTGGTCGGGGCCTGCACCCGACGACGACAGCGCCGTCATGGTGGTGAACCGCTGCCCGGTGCCGGGCGGGGACCGGCACCGGGCGGGTCACTCCGTGCCGTTGTGA
- a CDS encoding ankyrin repeat domain-containing protein, with product MNAPDRALLEAAARGDAGAVRAALDDGAAVDARDGHRRTPLLLAALADHTEAARVLVAAGADPDAQDDRLDSPWLVTGVTGSVAMMRLLLPAGPDPKVTNRFGGTALIPAAERGHTEYVRAVLRESDIDVDHVNQLGWTALLEAVILGDGGRDHEEVVELLVTAGADPELADRDGVTALAHAERRGFAGIAGLLGAVR from the coding sequence ATGAACGCGCCCGACCGCGCCCTGCTGGAGGCCGCCGCCCGCGGCGACGCCGGCGCCGTGCGCGCCGCACTCGACGACGGGGCCGCCGTCGACGCCCGCGACGGACACCGCCGCACGCCGCTGCTGCTCGCCGCTCTCGCCGACCACACGGAGGCCGCGCGGGTGCTGGTCGCCGCCGGTGCCGACCCCGACGCCCAGGACGACCGGCTGGACAGCCCGTGGCTGGTCACCGGCGTCACCGGCAGCGTCGCGATGATGAGGCTGCTGCTGCCCGCGGGACCCGATCCGAAGGTGACGAACCGGTTCGGCGGGACCGCCCTCATCCCGGCGGCCGAGCGCGGGCACACCGAGTACGTCCGCGCCGTGCTCCGGGAGAGCGACATCGACGTCGACCACGTCAACCAGCTCGGCTGGACCGCCCTCCTGGAGGCGGTGATCCTCGGCGACGGCGGTCGCGACCACGAGGAGGTCGTCGAGCTGCTGGTCACCGCCGGGGCCGACCCGGAACTCGCCGACCGGGACGGTGTGACCGCGCTGGCCCACGCCGAGCGGCGCGGCTTCGCCGGGATCGCCGGACTCCTCGGGGCCGTGCGGTGA
- a CDS encoding STAS domain-containing protein, with amino-acid sequence MGVREEDLDIEVEIRDDVTAVLTVGGELDIETATFLHHHMANQFTHGRRHLVLDLSALTFMDSSGLNVVIKGSREAREKGGDVHLVSPTPAVRRLLEITGLTVTTPLHTDVEAAVAAIGEAGEPQA; translated from the coding sequence ATGGGCGTTCGAGAAGAAGACCTGGACATCGAGGTCGAGATCCGCGACGACGTGACGGCCGTGCTGACCGTCGGCGGCGAACTGGACATCGAGACCGCCACCTTCCTGCACCACCACATGGCGAACCAGTTCACGCACGGCCGCCGCCACCTGGTGCTGGACCTGTCGGCGCTCACGTTCATGGACTCCTCGGGCCTCAACGTCGTGATCAAGGGGTCCCGCGAGGCCCGGGAGAAGGGCGGCGACGTGCACCTCGTGTCCCCCACCCCGGCGGTGCGGCGGCTGCTGGAGATCACCGGCCTCACGGTGACCACCCCGCTGCACACCGACGTGGAGGCGGCCGTGGCGGCCATCGGCGAGGCCGGGGAACCGCAGGCATAG
- a CDS encoding ATP-binding protein, whose amino-acid sequence MADSADGPAECQVRTEEDLLTARHAVRAATQRLGFSLVDQTRIVTAASELARNAFVHGGGGVLRIEVLRRGGGRGLRLTVRDDGPGIDDLDGALTDGFTTGGGLGHGLGGARRLMHEFDVYSTPGEGTTVTAVRWTDR is encoded by the coding sequence CTGGCGGACAGCGCCGACGGTCCCGCCGAGTGCCAGGTCCGCACCGAGGAGGACCTGCTGACGGCGCGTCACGCCGTACGCGCCGCCACCCAGCGGCTCGGCTTCAGCCTCGTGGACCAGACCCGGATCGTCACCGCCGCGAGCGAACTCGCCCGCAACGCCTTCGTCCACGGGGGCGGCGGGGTCCTGCGCATCGAGGTCCTGCGCCGGGGCGGCGGACGCGGACTGCGCCTGACCGTCCGCGACGACGGCCCGGGCATCGACGACCTCGACGGCGCCCTCACCGACGGGTTCACCACCGGCGGGGGACTCGGCCACGGCCTGGGAGGGGCACGGCGCCTGATGCACGAGTTCGACGTCTACAGCACACCCGGCGAGGGCACCACGGTGACCGCCGTGCGGTGGACGGACCGATGA
- a CDS encoding PRC-barrel domain-containing protein yields MIAGGTPILTTLTDSDQAVAHAEEDVRGRKVRDAEGNDLGRVADLLVDAEERKVRFLLVEHGGFLGLGEKKSFVPVDAVVRVTDDSVHIAPSHQQVAGAPAYDPDLVDAGEYYAGVYRHYGYAPYWGAGYVYPGYPFIR; encoded by the coding sequence ATGATCGCAGGCGGAACCCCGATTCTCACCACGCTCACCGACTCCGACCAGGCCGTGGCCCACGCCGAGGAGGACGTACGGGGCCGGAAGGTGAGGGACGCGGAGGGCAACGACCTCGGACGCGTCGCCGACCTCCTCGTCGACGCCGAGGAGCGCAAGGTCCGGTTCCTGCTGGTCGAGCACGGCGGCTTCCTCGGGCTGGGGGAGAAGAAGTCCTTCGTCCCCGTGGACGCCGTGGTGCGGGTCACGGACGACAGCGTGCACATCGCACCCTCCCACCAGCAGGTCGCGGGGGCGCCGGCCTACGACCCCGACCTCGTCGACGCGGGCGAGTACTACGCGGGTGTGTACCGCCACTACGGCTACGCGCCCTACTGGGGCGCGGGCTACGTCTACCCGGGCTACCCGTTCATCCGCTGA
- a CDS encoding STAS domain-containing protein gives MSSTESAVRDRLAEVLTRRGTEIADRWVQLQLDRVDPGVQPVPEADLREEGDALVTALAAAMARPVPTTHLLTGHPELHDTVVDMSLRRARSGSVASATSQAVLGLKEALLEAVRHEEFGPEDMFHAALLVNLLLDAAGALSFETYADGREEIIRRQSRQLLEASTPVVRLWRDVLAVPLIGNLDTARSQVVMENLLEAIQRHGARVAIIDITGVPMVDTSVAQHLMQTVKAVRLMGAECVVSGIRPAIAQTIVQLGIDLSGILTRATLADALETAVGLTGQESVQDTVAAAAADGVRSAR, from the coding sequence ATGAGTTCCACCGAGTCCGCCGTACGGGATCGTCTGGCAGAGGTACTGACACGACGGGGCACCGAGATCGCCGACCGGTGGGTGCAGCTGCAGCTCGACCGGGTCGATCCCGGCGTCCAGCCGGTCCCCGAGGCCGACCTGCGCGAGGAGGGCGACGCGCTCGTCACCGCGCTGGCGGCCGCCATGGCCCGGCCGGTGCCGACGACCCATCTGCTCACCGGACACCCCGAACTCCACGACACCGTGGTCGACATGTCGCTGCGACGGGCCCGTTCCGGATCGGTGGCGTCGGCCACCTCGCAGGCCGTGCTCGGCCTCAAGGAAGCGCTCCTGGAGGCCGTCCGGCACGAGGAGTTCGGGCCGGAGGACATGTTCCACGCCGCCCTGCTGGTCAACCTGCTCCTCGACGCGGCGGGCGCCCTGAGCTTCGAGACCTACGCCGACGGCCGCGAGGAGATCATCCGGCGCCAGAGCCGCCAGCTGCTGGAGGCGTCCACCCCCGTGGTGCGGCTGTGGCGCGACGTCCTCGCCGTCCCGCTCATCGGCAACCTCGACACCGCCCGCAGCCAGGTCGTGATGGAGAACCTGCTGGAGGCGATCCAGCGGCACGGGGCACGCGTCGCGATCATCGACATCACCGGCGTCCCGATGGTGGACACCTCCGTCGCGCAGCACCTGATGCAGACGGTCAAGGCGGTGCGCCTGATGGGCGCCGAGTGCGTCGTCAGCGGCATCCGCCCGGCGATCGCCCAGACCATCGTCCAGCTCGGCATCGACCTGTCGGGCATCCTCACCCGCGCGACCCTCGCCGACGCCCTGGAGACCGCCGTCGGGCTCACCGGCCAGGAGTCCGTCCAGGACACGGTGGCGGCCGCGGCGGCGGACGGGGTGCGGAGCGCGCGATGA
- a CDS encoding PP2C family protein-serine/threonine phosphatase — MERSAAFERELRGAAPHALLDVVTTALAERYGALNVELRMADYAMRSLQAVGDRPGAGEPVAVHGTPQGRAFGAQEASLARGRAHVDVHLPVTIRGDRLGVLSVRVPADRFTQDLVPELEYVCQALGHEILVAERDTDLYVLARRAARLTLAAEMQWQLLPGRSCERDEFALGAHLEPAYAIFGDSYDWSVSADHLTLSVANGMGEGIEAALLSNLAVSALRNARRAGLGLADQAALADQAVYSHYQGRAHVSVLLLRFDCNTGEVEAVDAGSPRMWRLRGRTVEAVPFDHQLPLGMFEDTVYTVQRFTVRPGDRLLFGSDGVYDASSPGGERYGERALSRSLLGTALLPPAQVPHAVLRELAGYHGETPLDDDALVVCLDWYGRPDAGGPAAATVTPES, encoded by the coding sequence GTGGAAAGATCTGCCGCCTTCGAGCGGGAACTGCGCGGTGCCGCACCGCACGCCCTGCTGGACGTGGTCACCACCGCGCTCGCCGAGCGCTACGGCGCACTGAACGTCGAGCTGCGGATGGCGGACTACGCCATGCGCTCGCTCCAGGCCGTCGGCGACCGGCCGGGGGCCGGGGAGCCCGTCGCCGTGCACGGCACCCCCCAGGGGCGCGCCTTCGGCGCCCAGGAGGCGTCCCTCGCGCGGGGCCGGGCACACGTCGACGTCCACCTTCCCGTCACCATCCGCGGCGACCGCCTCGGCGTGCTGTCCGTGCGGGTTCCCGCCGACCGGTTCACCCAGGACCTGGTGCCCGAGCTCGAATACGTCTGCCAGGCCCTCGGCCACGAGATCCTGGTCGCCGAGCGCGACACCGACCTCTACGTGCTCGCCCGCCGCGCGGCCCGGCTGACGCTCGCCGCGGAGATGCAGTGGCAGCTGCTGCCCGGACGCTCCTGCGAGCGCGACGAGTTCGCGCTCGGCGCCCACCTGGAGCCGGCGTACGCGATCTTCGGCGACAGCTACGACTGGTCCGTCTCCGCCGACCACCTCACCCTCTCCGTCGCCAACGGGATGGGGGAGGGCATCGAGGCCGCGCTGCTGAGCAACCTCGCCGTCAGCGCGCTGCGCAACGCGCGCCGTGCGGGACTCGGGCTGGCCGACCAGGCCGCCCTCGCCGACCAGGCGGTGTACTCCCACTACCAGGGCCGCGCCCACGTCTCGGTGCTGCTGCTGCGCTTCGACTGCAACACCGGCGAGGTCGAGGCGGTCGACGCGGGCTCCCCCCGGATGTGGCGTCTGCGCGGGCGCACGGTCGAGGCCGTCCCGTTCGACCACCAGCTGCCGCTGGGCATGTTCGAGGACACGGTCTACACCGTCCAGCGGTTCACGGTGCGGCCGGGCGACCGGCTGCTCTTCGGCAGCGACGGGGTGTACGACGCGTCGTCCCCGGGCGGCGAGCGGTACGGTGAACGCGCGCTCTCCCGCTCGCTCCTCGGCACCGCCCTGCTGCCCCCGGCCCAGGTGCCGCACGCCGTGCTGCGCGAACTCGCCGGGTACCACGGGGAGACGCCGCTGGACGACGACGCGCTGGTCGTCTGCCTCGACTGGTACGGGCGCCCGGACGCCGGCGGTCCGGCCGCGGCGACGGTGACGCCGGAGAGCTGA
- a CDS encoding SpoIIE family protein phosphatase has product MTASAEPMPPTAQVRIDHESAVHLAATVARDTALRCGLDGASPDRAAAVASELASNLHKHARDGVCYVQPLPLGRGLEIAAVDRGPGMADLSRCLADGYTTTGTLGTGLGAVRRVATDFVVRSHVGHGTAASARIAAGAHTASAGVGSVCLPADGETACGDACAVRDTDAGRTGIVVDGLGHGEPAARAAHTALRTFDSTCALPLPEIMQALHRALRHTRGAAIGLLRLLPGRAEFCGVGNIRMCLVSADAPLQRQESRPGVVGWNLPTPQVRTTPVEAGRLVVLHSDGIEARWAHSPPPAMLRLPAELLPVALAHRHRRSRDDATALTLTVPR; this is encoded by the coding sequence ATGACGGCGTCCGCCGAGCCGATGCCGCCCACCGCCCAGGTGCGCATCGACCACGAGAGCGCCGTGCACCTGGCGGCCACCGTCGCCCGCGACACGGCGCTGCGCTGCGGCCTGGACGGGGCGAGCCCCGACCGCGCCGCGGCCGTGGCGAGCGAACTCGCCAGCAACCTCCACAAGCACGCCAGGGACGGCGTCTGCTACGTCCAGCCGCTGCCGCTCGGCCGGGGGCTGGAGATCGCCGCCGTCGACCGCGGCCCCGGCATGGCGGACCTGAGCCGGTGCCTCGCGGACGGGTACACCACCACCGGCACGCTCGGCACCGGCCTCGGCGCGGTCCGCCGGGTCGCCACCGACTTCGTCGTCCGCAGCCACGTGGGCCACGGCACCGCCGCCTCGGCACGCATCGCCGCCGGGGCGCACACGGCCTCGGCGGGCGTCGGGTCCGTGTGCCTGCCCGCCGACGGCGAGACGGCGTGCGGCGACGCCTGCGCCGTCCGCGACACCGACGCCGGCCGCACCGGCATCGTCGTGGACGGGCTCGGCCACGGCGAGCCCGCCGCCCGTGCCGCGCACACCGCGCTGCGGACCTTCGACAGCACCTGCGCCCTGCCGCTGCCGGAGATCATGCAGGCGCTGCACCGGGCACTGCGGCACACCCGGGGCGCGGCGATAGGGCTGCTGCGCCTGCTGCCCGGCCGCGCCGAGTTCTGCGGCGTCGGCAACATCCGCATGTGCCTGGTGTCCGCCGACGCGCCGCTGCAGCGTCAGGAGAGCCGTCCCGGCGTCGTCGGCTGGAACCTGCCCACACCGCAGGTGCGCACCACGCCGGTGGAGGCGGGGCGGCTCGTCGTCCTCCACTCGGACGGCATCGAGGCCCGGTGGGCCCACTCCCCGCCGCCGGCCATGCTCCGCCTGCCCGCCGAACTCCTGCCCGTCGCGCTCGCCCACCGCCACCGGAGGTCGAGGGACGACGCGACGGCACTGACCCTCACGGTGCCCCGATGA
- a CDS encoding MarR family winged helix-turn-helix transcriptional regulator: MDANSTAPDSGSEATAEAARELIELLEVLWERGKDMVSPAPVSASQLRVLYCLDRDDGINLRTLGQVLGSAPPSVSRLCDRLEALGFVRRQPSQVSRRELELRLTSRGRAYLRDLRSQRQEALLEVIAAMPPSARSALLRGLTSFQEAVDDAGTLPRRPVAVKGARSA; the protein is encoded by the coding sequence ATGGACGCGAACAGCACCGCTCCCGACAGCGGGTCCGAGGCGACCGCGGAGGCCGCGCGTGAGCTGATCGAGCTCCTGGAGGTGCTGTGGGAACGCGGCAAGGACATGGTGTCGCCCGCGCCGGTGTCGGCGTCCCAACTGCGCGTCCTGTACTGCCTCGACCGTGACGACGGCATCAATCTGCGCACCCTGGGACAGGTGCTGGGCTCCGCTCCCCCGTCGGTGAGCCGGCTGTGCGACCGGCTGGAGGCGCTGGGCTTCGTGCGGCGCCAGCCGAGCCAGGTCAGCAGGCGTGAACTGGAGCTGCGGCTGACCTCCCGGGGCCGGGCGTACCTGCGCGATCTGCGGTCCCAGCGGCAGGAGGCGCTGCTGGAGGTGATCGCCGCGATGCCGCCGTCGGCGCGCTCGGCGCTGCTGCGCGGACTCACGAGCTTCCAGGAGGCCGTCGACGACGCGGGCACGCTGCCCCGGAGACCCGTGGCGGTCAAGGGCGCCCGATCCGCCTGA
- a CDS encoding ATP-binding protein, which translates to MDAQGHIWHIPQEPGAFARARDLTAAALGTWGWPSERVEVAVLLVSELVTNAHRHAGTDAWLHVEPLPDGVRIAVRDGSPEPLAQRTPGVATASGGFGLHLLDHLASGWGVDSRADGKRVWADVLGSPTDT; encoded by the coding sequence ATGGACGCGCAAGGGCACATCTGGCACATTCCTCAGGAGCCGGGCGCGTTCGCCCGCGCCCGCGACCTGACCGCCGCTGCCCTCGGCACCTGGGGGTGGCCGTCCGAGCGCGTCGAGGTGGCCGTCCTGCTCGTGTCGGAACTCGTGACCAACGCCCACCGGCACGCGGGCACGGACGCCTGGCTCCACGTGGAGCCGCTCCCCGACGGAGTGCGGATCGCCGTGCGCGACGGGAGCCCGGAGCCGCTCGCCCAGCGCACACCGGGCGTCGCCACCGCGTCGGGCGGCTTCGGTCTGCACCTTCTCGACCACCTCGCCTCCGGGTGGGGAGTGGACAGCCGGGCCGACGGCAAGCGCGTCTGGGCGGACGTCCTCGGCTCCCCCACGGACACCTGA
- a CDS encoding PP2C family protein-serine/threonine phosphatase codes for MTEPTGRRRPLESLAEVRRAVRGIASRHGLPVRTRARLTASVAEVARRDLDRGRPVGLTARRGAGGGPAAGILTVALSTAPPADPGALALLPAPAAAGARRTEWRIALPAPRAAGDTTAAGDGAEDAAEEELALLLADMDALTADHERLKHELDETNSGVLALYVQLEERDEQLRRAHGQMLRELEDALRPPPLSVPGLDLAVHYAPADTDAPTGGDLYDWFVLPDGSVHITVVDALGHGVGSTRAALDVTHAVRTLALDGYPLKTIVGRASEVLHGLDPDLMATVLLARIDPAGGELLLANGSHPPALLVRADGGTEYLDVHGRGVGYPLPGSDHVLRARFDPGDLLVLYTDGLTESRRDPLEGERRLAASAARHADRPVEEIPGAIAADMHTLVLHPDDTLALTLRRRRR; via the coding sequence ATGACCGAACCCACCGGCCGGCGACGGCCACTGGAGAGCCTTGCCGAGGTGCGCCGTGCCGTGCGCGGCATCGCGTCCCGCCACGGCCTGCCGGTCCGGACCCGCGCGCGGCTCACCGCCTCCGTCGCCGAGGTGGCCCGCCGCGACCTGGACCGGGGCCGCCCCGTCGGCCTGACCGCGCGCCGCGGCGCCGGCGGCGGACCGGCCGCCGGCATCCTCACCGTGGCGCTCAGCACCGCCCCGCCGGCCGATCCGGGCGCCCTGGCGCTCCTGCCGGCGCCCGCGGCCGCCGGAGCACGCCGGACCGAGTGGCGGATCGCGCTTCCGGCGCCCCGCGCCGCCGGGGACACGACGGCCGCAGGCGACGGCGCCGAGGACGCCGCCGAGGAGGAACTGGCCCTCCTGCTGGCCGACATGGACGCGCTGACCGCCGACCACGAGCGCCTCAAGCACGAGCTCGACGAGACCAACAGCGGCGTCCTCGCCCTCTACGTCCAGCTGGAGGAGCGCGACGAACAGCTGCGCCGGGCCCACGGCCAGATGCTGCGCGAGCTCGAGGACGCCCTGCGGCCCCCGCCGCTGTCGGTCCCCGGCCTCGATCTCGCCGTGCACTACGCGCCCGCGGACACCGACGCGCCCACCGGCGGGGACCTGTACGACTGGTTCGTGCTGCCCGACGGCAGCGTCCACATCACCGTCGTGGACGCCCTGGGCCACGGGGTGGGCAGCACCCGCGCCGCCCTCGACGTGACCCACGCCGTCCGCACGCTCGCCCTGGACGGCTACCCGCTGAAGACCATCGTCGGGCGGGCGAGCGAGGTCCTGCACGGCCTCGACCCCGACCTGATGGCCACCGTGCTGCTGGCCCGGATCGACCCGGCCGGCGGAGAGCTGCTGCTGGCCAACGGCAGCCATCCGCCCGCGCTCCTGGTACGGGCCGACGGCGGGACCGAGTACCTGGACGTGCACGGCAGGGGCGTCGGCTATCCCCTGCCGGGCAGCGACCACGTCCTGCGCGCCCGCTTCGACCCGGGCGACCTGCTGGTCCTCTACACCGACGGGCTCACCGAGAGCCGCCGCGACCCGCTGGAGGGCGAACGCCGCCTGGCGGCGTCGGCCGCGCGCCACGCGGACCGCCCGGTGGAGGAGATCCCCGGCGCCATCGCCGCGGACATGCACACCCTGGTGCTCCACCCGGACGACACGCTGGCCCTCACCCTGCGCAGACGCCGGCGCTAG
- a CDS encoding cold-shock protein, translated as MASGTVKWFNSEKGFGFISQDGGGPDVFAHYSNINAQGFRELQEGQAVTFDVTQGQKGPQAENITIA; from the coding sequence ATGGCCAGCGGCACCGTCAAGTGGTTCAACTCCGAAAAGGGCTTCGGCTTCATCTCGCAGGACGGCGGCGGCCCCGACGTCTTCGCCCACTACTCGAACATCAACGCCCAGGGCTTCCGTGAGCTCCAGGAGGGCCAGGCCGTCACGTTCGACGTGACGCAGGGCCAGAAGGGCCCGCAGGCGGAGAACATCACCATCGCCTGA
- a CDS encoding winged helix DNA-binding domain-containing protein yields MALSARALNRSTLARQSLLERQPLDVVDAVRRIVALQAQQHASPYLALWNRVDGFDPAALDTALAERRLVKSTLMRVTLHMVAATDFGVFREAMEPTLRAARLGDARFRASGITPDEAQALVAALLEYADPPRADAEARAWAGERLGVPLDPAAWRMLRQYAPWWHAPTADTWSYGPRHTWAGPGGPPRLTDPAAHDAGLRTLLLRYLAGFGPASVADMARFTMTGRTRVRAAVRALGPELEEVAGPEGVALLDVPGAPRPEGETPAPPRLMAMWDSVLLAYDDRGRMIPPEYRGQVIRVNGDVLPTLLVDGRVAGVWRAVEGGIEATAFHRLPEPVWEGLAAEAASLTALLAGRDPLVYRRYDHWWARGLPAAQIRLLGGGEG; encoded by the coding sequence ATGGCCCTCAGCGCGCGTGCCCTCAACCGCTCGACACTCGCCCGGCAGTCGCTGCTGGAGCGGCAGCCGCTGGACGTGGTGGACGCCGTGCGGCGGATCGTCGCACTCCAGGCGCAGCAGCACGCGTCGCCGTATCTCGCCCTGTGGAACCGTGTCGACGGCTTCGACCCCGCGGCCCTCGACACGGCGCTCGCGGAACGCCGGCTGGTGAAGTCGACGCTCATGCGCGTCACGCTGCACATGGTGGCCGCCACGGACTTCGGGGTGTTCCGGGAGGCCATGGAGCCGACGCTGCGCGCGGCCCGGCTCGGCGACGCCCGGTTCCGCGCGTCGGGCATCACCCCCGACGAGGCGCAGGCCCTCGTGGCCGCCCTCCTGGAGTACGCCGACCCGCCCCGGGCGGACGCCGAGGCGCGGGCCTGGGCCGGTGAGCGGCTGGGGGTGCCGCTGGACCCGGCGGCCTGGCGCATGCTGCGGCAGTACGCCCCCTGGTGGCACGCGCCGACGGCGGACACCTGGTCGTACGGCCCGCGGCACACCTGGGCCGGCCCCGGCGGACCCCCGCGGCTCACCGACCCGGCGGCGCACGACGCCGGGCTGCGCACCCTGCTGCTGCGGTACCTGGCGGGCTTCGGACCCGCGTCGGTGGCCGACATGGCCCGCTTCACGATGACCGGCCGCACCCGGGTCAGGGCCGCGGTGCGGGCGCTCGGTCCGGAGCTGGAGGAGGTGGCGGGCCCGGAGGGGGTGGCGCTGCTCGACGTCCCCGGAGCGCCGCGGCCGGAGGGGGAGACACCCGCGCCGCCGCGGCTGATGGCGATGTGGGACAGCGTCCTGCTGGCCTACGACGACCGCGGGCGGATGATCCCGCCGGAGTACCGGGGGCAGGTGATCCGGGTGAACGGAGACGTGCTGCCCACTCTGCTGGTGGACGGTCGGGTGGCGGGCGTCTGGCGGGCCGTGGAGGGCGGGATCGAGGCCACCGCGTTCCACCGGCTCCCGGAGCCGGTGTGGGAGGGCCTGGCGGCGGAGGCCGCGTCGCTGACGGCCCTGCTGGCGGGCCGGGACCCGCTGGTCTACCGCCGCTACGACCACTGGTGGGCGCGGGGTCTCCCGGCGGCGCAGATCCGCCTGCTGGGGGGCGGGGAGGGCTGA
- a CDS encoding ATP-binding protein, with translation MTTDETASVRSELLAEERDVTAASARDEVRRLLDEEFCRQPTGPDDDVVVADALLVTSELVTNAIRHGGGVSSFTASVSDEGLWITVADRSHAWPTAQPTASGDMSPGGFGLRVVRRLSKDVTIVSVPGGKAVHVLVPLR, from the coding sequence ATGACCACGGACGAAACGGCTTCGGTCCGCTCGGAACTGCTCGCGGAGGAGCGGGACGTCACCGCGGCGTCCGCGCGCGACGAGGTACGCCGGCTGCTGGACGAGGAATTCTGCAGGCAGCCCACGGGGCCCGACGACGATGTGGTCGTGGCCGACGCGCTGCTGGTGACCTCGGAGCTGGTGACGAACGCCATCCGGCACGGCGGCGGAGTGAGTTCCTTCACCGCTTCGGTGTCGGACGAGGGCCTGTGGATCACGGTCGCCGACCGCAGCCACGCCTGGCCGACAGCGCAGCCCACCGCGTCGGGGGACATGAGTCCCGGCGGGTTCGGTCTGCGGGTCGTACGCCGTCTCAGCAAGGATGTCACCATCGTCTCCGTGCCCGGCGGGAAGGCCGTCCATGTGCTGGTGCCGCTGAGATGA
- a CDS encoding STAS domain-containing protein, with the protein MSLSDIGRVPILRLGDTLVTGLLSELDDTSAMALAEELTARIAEDGARGVLIDISRVQVIDSFVARALMELSTMAQLLGARVIVAGMSPSVAVTLVELGIDLSGVETALDAERGMAALGWSQTSAPPRTRAADGKAA; encoded by the coding sequence ATGAGCCTTTCCGACATCGGCCGCGTGCCGATCCTCAGGCTGGGGGACACGCTGGTCACCGGACTCCTCAGCGAGCTGGACGACACCTCGGCGATGGCCCTGGCCGAGGAACTGACGGCCCGTATCGCCGAGGACGGCGCCCGCGGGGTGCTGATCGACATCTCCCGGGTCCAGGTCATCGACTCGTTCGTGGCCCGCGCCCTGATGGAACTCAGCACCATGGCGCAGCTGCTGGGCGCCCGGGTGATCGTCGCCGGGATGAGCCCTTCCGTGGCGGTGACCCTGGTGGAGCTGGGCATCGACCTCAGCGGCGTGGAGACCGCGCTCGACGCCGAGCGCGGCATGGCCGCCCTCGGCTGGTCGCAGACCTCCGCGCCGCCGCGGACGCGCGCGGCGGACGGGAAGGCCGCGTGA